Genomic segment of Alkalidesulfovibrio alkalitolerans DSM 16529:
AAGGCGTAAAACGGCGGCCGCGAGAGGCCCGTCCGTTCGAGAAAACGCTCCATGCGGCCGAGCGAAAGATCCATGTGGAACAGGCCCAGGGCGTCCAGATGGGACAGCAGTGCGTCGTATGTGGCGAAGCGCTTTGGCATGGCGTCTTTGGGCGCTCTACATGCGGGCGAGGGCGGAAGCAAGGCCCGCCCGGCCTGTGGCGGGCCGGGCGGGTGGAGGCGTGAGGCGCTTGGAGGCGTGTTCTACCAGTTGGTGGCCAAAAGCTCGAAGTGGGCGCGCGGATGGATGCAGGCCGGACACAGATCCGGGGCCTCGGGACCGTCGTGAACGAAGCCGCAGTTGCGGCAGCGCCACGTGGTCGCGACCTCGCGCTTGAAGACGCGGCCTTCCTTGATGTTCGCGGCGAAATCGAGGAAGCGGCGCTCGTGGAACTTCTCAGCCACGGCGATGTTCATGAAAACCTTGGCGATTTCGTCGAAGCCTTCCTCCTGGGCGATCTTTGCGAAGCCGGGGTACATCTCTGAATACTCGTGATGCTCGCCCTCGGCCGAAGCGATGAGGTTGGAGCGCGTGTCGGCGATGATTCCGGCCGGAAACGCGCCGCTGATCTCAACTTCGCCGCCCTCCA
This window contains:
- the rbr gene encoding rubrerythrin, with translation MKSLKNTRTERNLLTAFAGESQARNRYTFFGSKAKGEGFVQIADIFVETAEQEKEHAKRLFKFLEGGEVEISGAFPAGIIADTRSNLIASAEGEHHEYSEMYPGFAKIAQEEGFDEIAKVFMNIAVAEKFHERRFLDFAANIKEGRVFKREVATTWRCRNCGFVHDGPEAPDLCPACIHPRAHFELLATNW